From the genome of Neodiprion pinetum isolate iyNeoPine1 chromosome 3, iyNeoPine1.2, whole genome shotgun sequence, one region includes:
- the sno gene encoding protein strawberry notch isoform X2: MPRPKRTSTKRYKAEEVSEDSSAGSGSDFDDDEDPDKIEVPGGGKDLATAAGIGGIKEEKPLVPAPLLKGHGGVSTFVEPSPLLNQKFANKLPGGLVTKSNAAPGYEMLRVGGSQGTPAFMGVGGMGPVGQMAANNPYAFPPSLASLAGYNPAALFQHTMEMSNMMGMGSLMGLGSMAGLNPFMLQQFLTQNGMHPNWSGGLSGKAVSQLWMNSGDPGKMNMQPTLPEEEEVDDEDMGVAETYADYMPTKLKLGRKHPDPVVETASLSSVEPTDVWYKVVIPEEIIRSGALSALQLESITYASQQHEHLLPDGTRAGFLIGDGAGVGKGRTIAGIIFENYLRGRKRAIWVSVSNDLKYDAERDLKDIGAGKIEVHPLNKFKYAKISSAVNSNVKKGVIFSTYSALIGESSQSGGKYKSRLKQLLQWCGEDFDGLIVFDECHRAKNLCPTGSSKPTKTGLTVLELQNKLPKARVVYASATGASEPRNMAYMVRCGMWGEGTPFPEFTDFIAAVEKRGVGAMEIVAMDMKLRGMYIARQLSFHGVAFKIEEVPLSKEFTKVYDTSVKLWVEAMQKFQEAAELIDAENRMKKTMWGQFWSSHQRFFKYLCIAAKVKHAVAVAREAVKCGKCVVIGLQSTGEARTLEQLERDDGELSDFVSTAKGVLQTLVEKHFPAPDRNRIHRLLGLEPPKSGKSHNGDFEEAGGSTGKRKPVRQAAQRASKKVKTWSTDDDVSEDDRNGGGRSSGSEFKLSGTESEDDNRSDDESNASSDFNPFYSDSDSDADPWDRRKKKGKKHKKSPKKRLSTQDKIQSMLASKTSHNKNKRNGESGMGMPGMGLSMSQAPPRDAIERACCIKEELLAQIESLGDKLPPNTLDQLIDELGGPENVAEMTGRKGRVVQTEDGAIQYESRSEVDVPLETLNLTEKQRFMDGEKTVAIISEAASSGISLQSDRRARNQMRRVHITLELPWSADRAIQQFGRTHRSNQVNAPEYIFLISDLAGERRFASIVAKRLESLGALTHGDRRATETRDLSQFNIDNKYGRAALEATMKTIMGYESPLVPPPQDYKGDFFKDVADALVGVGLICNSESMPGVLTLDKDYNNMSKFLNRILGMPVDLQNRLFKYFTDTLNAIVTQAKKTGRFDMGILDLGTSGENVKRVKLYRFLRKHATGIAPTELHIVHVERGMSWAEAMDRWESLTGSKEGFYLSHQVRNGKQTAILAVAVESGKKKGENRKDHLYTVYRPNTGLQLRQETLGELEKKYKKVETEEAEPHWTQQYDASVDTCSHAYWRGNCKNTTLGLDCEVGLRRRSYNVLAGSVLSVWSRVENVLATRSGHNSKMQVVRLRTDESLKIVGTLIPKSCMEALREALSSDAEKTEEQTF; the protein is encoded by the exons ATGCCCAGGCCGAAACGAACC TCGACAAAGAGGTATAAAGCTGAAGAAGTCAGCGAAGACAGCAGTGCAGGTAGTGGCAGTGATTTTGATGACGATGAGGATCCAGATAAAATAGAAGTACCAG GTGGTGGAAAAGATCTGGCGACAGCTGCAGGCATTGGCGGAATTAAAGAGGAGAAACCATTGGTTCCAGCTCCCTTGCTCAAGGGACATGGCGGAGTTAGCA CATTCGTGGAACCCTCGCCAT TACTCAaccaaaaatttgcaaataaacTACCGGGTGGTCTAGTTACAAAAAGCAACGCCGCTCCGGGCTACGAGATGCTTCGTGTCGGTGGGTCTCAGGGGACACCGGCCTTCATGGGTGTAGGTGGAATGGGGCCGGTTGGACAAATGGCTGCTAATAATCCCTATGCATTTCCACCGAGTCTTGCTAGTTTAGCAGGTTACAATCCCGCTGCCCTTTTTCAACATA CAATGGAAATGAGCAATATGATGGGAATGGGTAGTCTAATGGGCCTTGGATCTATGGCTGGTCTAAACCCATTTATGCTGCAACAATTCCTAACCCAAAACGGAATGCATCCAAATTGGTCTGGAGGATTGTCAG GTAAAGCCGTATCTCAATTGTGGATGAATTCCGGTGATCCgggaaaaatgaacatgcagcCGACACTgccagaagaagaagaagtagatgATGAAGATATGGGTGTTGCAGAAACCTACGCAGATTACATGCCAACAAAAT TAAAACTAGGCCGAAAGCATCCTGATCCTGTTGTGGAAACCGCTTCATTATCTAGCGTGGAGCCGACAGATGTGTGGTATAAAGTTGTCATCCCTGAAGAGATTATTCGGTCCGGCGCCTTGTCCGCGTTGCAATTAGAATCGATAACATATGCATCGCAGCAGCACGAGCACTTATTACCAGATGGTACAAGAGCTGGTTTTCTCATAGGAGATGGAGCTGGAGTAGGAAAAGGTCGAACAATAGCtggaataatatttgaaaattatttaagaGGTAGAAAACGGGCGATCTGGGTATCTGTTTCTAATGATTTGAAATATGATGCGGAACGAGACTTGAAAGACATAGGCGCAGGAAAAATTGAAGTGCATccattgaataaatttaaatatgcGAAGATATCGTCGGCCGTGAATTCAAACGTTAAGAAAGGTGTTATATTCAGTACTTACTCAGCCCTCATCGGCGAATCTTCTCAAAGTGGGGGTAAATACAAAAGCCGACTGAAGCAGCTATTACAGTGGTGTGGCGAAGACTTTGATGGGTTAATTGTGTTTGATGAGTGTCACAGAGCGAAAAATCTCTGTCCTACTGGTAGttcaaaaccaacaaaaaCTGGCCTTACGGTATTAGAACTTCAAAACAAATTGCCTAAGGCACGTGTTGTATACGCTTCCGCGACGGGTGCGTCGGAACCAAGGAATATGGCTTACATGGTGAGATGTGGTATGTGGGGGGAAGGGACACCTTTTCCGGAATTCACTGACTTCATCGCTGCTGTAGAAAAAAGAGGTGTTGGCGCTATGGAAATTGTAGCTATGGACATGAAGCTGAGAGGAATGTATATAGCCAGACAGCTCAGCTTTCACGGTGtggcattcaaaattgaagaagTTCCTTTATccaaagaatttacaaaagtGTACGACACTTCTGTGAAACTG TGGGTTGAAGCTATGCAGAAATTTCAAGAGGCTGCTGAACTTATTGATGCCGAAAAcaggatgaaaaaaacaatgtgGGGACAATTCTGGTCTTCGCATCAAAGATTTTTCAAGTATCTTTGTATAGCTGCTAAAGTTAAACATGCGGTAGCAGTTGCTCGTGAAGCAGTGAAATGTGGCAAATGTGTCGTGATAGGTCTACAATCTACTGGAGAAGCCCGTACCTTAGAACAACTAGAGAGAGATGATGGAGAACTCAGTGACTTTGTCTCAACAGCCAA GGGAGTTCTTCAAACTCTGGTGGAAAAACACTTCCCAGCACCTGATCGAAATCGAATACATCGATTACTTGGTCTTGAGCCGCCGAAATCCGGCAAATCTCATAATGGGGACTTTGAGGAAGCAGGAGGTTCAACAGGAAAACGCAAACCAGTGCGTCAAGCTGCACAGAGAGCATCGAAAAAGGTTAAGACATGGTCTACCGATGATGATGTGTCTGAGGATGACAGAAATGGCGGTGGTCGGAGTTCTGGATCGGAGTTTAAACTCTCTGGAACTGAAAGTGAAGACGATAATCGTAGCGACGATGAAAGTAACGCTAGTTCTGACTTTAATCCCTTCTACAGTGACAGTGATTCTGATGCAG ATCCGTGGGAccggaggaaaaaaaaggggaAGAAGCACAAAAAATCACCGAAAAAACGTCTAAGTACGCAAGATAAAATTCAGTCGATGCTTGCAAGTAAAACATCacataacaaaaataaacggAACGGTGAGAGTGGTATGGGAATGCCTGGAATGGGCCTGTCAATGTCGCAAGCTCCACCACGTGATGCTATAGAGCGTGCTTGTTGCATTAAGGAAGAATTACTGGCTCAGATCGAATCTCTTGGTGACAAATTACCTCCAAATACACTGGATCAACTTATCGATGAATTAGGCGGACCTGAAAACGTTGCAGAAATGACAGGCAGAAAAGGTCGAGTTGTGCAGACTGAGGATGGTGCGATTCAGTATGAATCTCGGTCGGAAGTAGATGTTCCATTAGAAACTTTAAATTTAACAGAAAAACAAAGGTTTATGGATGGCGAAAAAACGGTAGCGATCATCTCCGAGGCCGCGAGCAGTGGTATTTCTTTGCAAAGCGATAGGCGGGCTAGAAATCAAATGCGAAGAGTACATATAACTCTAGAACTGCCATGGAGTGCCGACAGAGCTATCCAACAATTTGGAAGAACTCATAGATCCAATCAAGTCAATGCTCCAGAATACATTTTTCTAATATCCGACTTAGCTGGAGAACGAAGGTTCGCTTCAATCGTAGCAAAACGTTTAGAAAGCTTGGGGGCTTTAACACACGGTGATCGACGAGCTACAGAAACAAGAGATTTGTCACAGTTCAATATTGATAACAAATATGGTAGGGCTGCATTAGAAGCCACTATGAAAACAATAATGGGTTATGAAAGCCCACTGGTTCCACCACCGCAAGATTACAAAGGAGACTTCTTTAAAGACGTTGCAGATGCCTTGGTTGGGGTTGGACTAATTTGTAACAGTGAGAGCATGCCAGGCGTCTTGACCTTAGACAAAGATTACAATAATATGTCCAAATTTCTGAACAGAATTTTAGGAATGCCCGTCGATTTACAAAATAGACTTTTTAAGTACTTCACCGACACGTTGAATGCGATAGTGACTCAGGCGAAGAAAACCGGTCGTTTTGATATGGGGATTCTCGATTTGGGTACATCTGGTGAAAATGTTAAGAGAGTAAAATTGTACCGATTTTTACGGAAACACGCAACCGGCATTGCGCCAACGGAGCTACACATCGTTCACGTTGAGAGAGGGATGAGCTGGGCAGAAGCTATGGATCGGTGGGAATCACTAACAGGATCCAAAGAAGGCTTTTACCTGAGTCATCAGGTCAGAAACGGAAAGCAGACAGCTATATTGGCTGTGGCAGTCGAAAGTGGCaagaaaaaaggtgaaaatagAAAGGACCATCTTTACACAGTCTACAG GCCTAATACGGGTCTGCAGTTGCGACAAGAGACGTTGGGCGAATTAGAGAAAAAGTACAAAAAGGTGGAAACTGAAGAAGCCGAACCACATTGGACTCAGCAGTATGACGCATCAGTAGACACATGTTCTCATGCGTACTGGCggggaaattgcaaaaataccACATTGGGACTGGATTGTGAAGTTGGATTGCGTAGGCGATCCTACAATGTACTTGCAGGATCGGTGCTGAGCGTGTGGAGTCGAGTAGAAAATGTACTAGCTACAAGATCTGGCCACAATTCAAAGATGCAGGTTGTGCGTTTGAGAACTG ATGAGAGCTTAAAAATAGTGGGCACGTTAATCCCAAAATCTTGTATGGAAGCATTGCGCGAAGCTCTCTCATCAGATGCTGAAAAAACTGAGGAGCAAACATTCTGA
- the sno gene encoding protein strawberry notch isoform X3, which translates to MSTKRYKAEEVSEDSSAGSGSDFDDDEDPDKIEVPGGGKDLATAAGIGGIKEEKPLVPAPLLKGHGGVSTFVEPSPLLNQKFANKLPGGLVTKSNAAPGYEMLRVGGSQGTPAFMGVGGMGPVGQMAANNPYAFPPSLASLAGYNPAALFQHSKSPSAMEMSNMMGMGSLMGLGSMAGLNPFMLQQFLTQNGMHPNWSGGLSGKAVSQLWMNSGDPGKMNMQPTLPEEEEVDDEDMGVAETYADYMPTKLKLGRKHPDPVVETASLSSVEPTDVWYKVVIPEEIIRSGALSALQLESITYASQQHEHLLPDGTRAGFLIGDGAGVGKGRTIAGIIFENYLRGRKRAIWVSVSNDLKYDAERDLKDIGAGKIEVHPLNKFKYAKISSAVNSNVKKGVIFSTYSALIGESSQSGGKYKSRLKQLLQWCGEDFDGLIVFDECHRAKNLCPTGSSKPTKTGLTVLELQNKLPKARVVYASATGASEPRNMAYMVRCGMWGEGTPFPEFTDFIAAVEKRGVGAMEIVAMDMKLRGMYIARQLSFHGVAFKIEEVPLSKEFTKVYDTSVKLWVEAMQKFQEAAELIDAENRMKKTMWGQFWSSHQRFFKYLCIAAKVKHAVAVAREAVKCGKCVVIGLQSTGEARTLEQLERDDGELSDFVSTAKGVLQTLVEKHFPAPDRNRIHRLLGLEPPKSGKSHNGDFEEAGGSTGKRKPVRQAAQRASKKVKTWSTDDDVSEDDRNGGGRSSGSEFKLSGTESEDDNRSDDESNASSDFNPFYSDSDSDADPWDRRKKKGKKHKKSPKKRLSTQDKIQSMLASKTSHNKNKRNGESGMGMPGMGLSMSQAPPRDAIERACCIKEELLAQIESLGDKLPPNTLDQLIDELGGPENVAEMTGRKGRVVQTEDGAIQYESRSEVDVPLETLNLTEKQRFMDGEKTVAIISEAASSGISLQSDRRARNQMRRVHITLELPWSADRAIQQFGRTHRSNQVNAPEYIFLISDLAGERRFASIVAKRLESLGALTHGDRRATETRDLSQFNIDNKYGRAALEATMKTIMGYESPLVPPPQDYKGDFFKDVADALVGVGLICNSESMPGVLTLDKDYNNMSKFLNRILGMPVDLQNRLFKYFTDTLNAIVTQAKKTGRFDMGILDLGTSGENVKRVKLYRFLRKHATGIAPTELHIVHVERGMSWAEAMDRWESLTGSKEGFYLSHQVRNGKQTAILAVAVESGKKKGENRKDHLYTVYRPNTGLQLRQETLGELEKKYKKVETEEAEPHWTQQYDASVDTCSHAYWRGNCKNTTLGLDCEVGLRRRSYNVLAGSVLSVWSRVENVLATRSGHNSKMQVVRLRTDESLKIVGTLIPKSCMEALREALSSDAEKTEEQTF; encoded by the exons ATG TCGACAAAGAGGTATAAAGCTGAAGAAGTCAGCGAAGACAGCAGTGCAGGTAGTGGCAGTGATTTTGATGACGATGAGGATCCAGATAAAATAGAAGTACCAG GTGGTGGAAAAGATCTGGCGACAGCTGCAGGCATTGGCGGAATTAAAGAGGAGAAACCATTGGTTCCAGCTCCCTTGCTCAAGGGACATGGCGGAGTTAGCA CATTCGTGGAACCCTCGCCAT TACTCAaccaaaaatttgcaaataaacTACCGGGTGGTCTAGTTACAAAAAGCAACGCCGCTCCGGGCTACGAGATGCTTCGTGTCGGTGGGTCTCAGGGGACACCGGCCTTCATGGGTGTAGGTGGAATGGGGCCGGTTGGACAAATGGCTGCTAATAATCCCTATGCATTTCCACCGAGTCTTGCTAGTTTAGCAGGTTACAATCCCGCTGCCCTTTTTCAACATAGTAAGTCACCTTCTG CAATGGAAATGAGCAATATGATGGGAATGGGTAGTCTAATGGGCCTTGGATCTATGGCTGGTCTAAACCCATTTATGCTGCAACAATTCCTAACCCAAAACGGAATGCATCCAAATTGGTCTGGAGGATTGTCAG GTAAAGCCGTATCTCAATTGTGGATGAATTCCGGTGATCCgggaaaaatgaacatgcagcCGACACTgccagaagaagaagaagtagatgATGAAGATATGGGTGTTGCAGAAACCTACGCAGATTACATGCCAACAAAAT TAAAACTAGGCCGAAAGCATCCTGATCCTGTTGTGGAAACCGCTTCATTATCTAGCGTGGAGCCGACAGATGTGTGGTATAAAGTTGTCATCCCTGAAGAGATTATTCGGTCCGGCGCCTTGTCCGCGTTGCAATTAGAATCGATAACATATGCATCGCAGCAGCACGAGCACTTATTACCAGATGGTACAAGAGCTGGTTTTCTCATAGGAGATGGAGCTGGAGTAGGAAAAGGTCGAACAATAGCtggaataatatttgaaaattatttaagaGGTAGAAAACGGGCGATCTGGGTATCTGTTTCTAATGATTTGAAATATGATGCGGAACGAGACTTGAAAGACATAGGCGCAGGAAAAATTGAAGTGCATccattgaataaatttaaatatgcGAAGATATCGTCGGCCGTGAATTCAAACGTTAAGAAAGGTGTTATATTCAGTACTTACTCAGCCCTCATCGGCGAATCTTCTCAAAGTGGGGGTAAATACAAAAGCCGACTGAAGCAGCTATTACAGTGGTGTGGCGAAGACTTTGATGGGTTAATTGTGTTTGATGAGTGTCACAGAGCGAAAAATCTCTGTCCTACTGGTAGttcaaaaccaacaaaaaCTGGCCTTACGGTATTAGAACTTCAAAACAAATTGCCTAAGGCACGTGTTGTATACGCTTCCGCGACGGGTGCGTCGGAACCAAGGAATATGGCTTACATGGTGAGATGTGGTATGTGGGGGGAAGGGACACCTTTTCCGGAATTCACTGACTTCATCGCTGCTGTAGAAAAAAGAGGTGTTGGCGCTATGGAAATTGTAGCTATGGACATGAAGCTGAGAGGAATGTATATAGCCAGACAGCTCAGCTTTCACGGTGtggcattcaaaattgaagaagTTCCTTTATccaaagaatttacaaaagtGTACGACACTTCTGTGAAACTG TGGGTTGAAGCTATGCAGAAATTTCAAGAGGCTGCTGAACTTATTGATGCCGAAAAcaggatgaaaaaaacaatgtgGGGACAATTCTGGTCTTCGCATCAAAGATTTTTCAAGTATCTTTGTATAGCTGCTAAAGTTAAACATGCGGTAGCAGTTGCTCGTGAAGCAGTGAAATGTGGCAAATGTGTCGTGATAGGTCTACAATCTACTGGAGAAGCCCGTACCTTAGAACAACTAGAGAGAGATGATGGAGAACTCAGTGACTTTGTCTCAACAGCCAA GGGAGTTCTTCAAACTCTGGTGGAAAAACACTTCCCAGCACCTGATCGAAATCGAATACATCGATTACTTGGTCTTGAGCCGCCGAAATCCGGCAAATCTCATAATGGGGACTTTGAGGAAGCAGGAGGTTCAACAGGAAAACGCAAACCAGTGCGTCAAGCTGCACAGAGAGCATCGAAAAAGGTTAAGACATGGTCTACCGATGATGATGTGTCTGAGGATGACAGAAATGGCGGTGGTCGGAGTTCTGGATCGGAGTTTAAACTCTCTGGAACTGAAAGTGAAGACGATAATCGTAGCGACGATGAAAGTAACGCTAGTTCTGACTTTAATCCCTTCTACAGTGACAGTGATTCTGATGCAG ATCCGTGGGAccggaggaaaaaaaaggggaAGAAGCACAAAAAATCACCGAAAAAACGTCTAAGTACGCAAGATAAAATTCAGTCGATGCTTGCAAGTAAAACATCacataacaaaaataaacggAACGGTGAGAGTGGTATGGGAATGCCTGGAATGGGCCTGTCAATGTCGCAAGCTCCACCACGTGATGCTATAGAGCGTGCTTGTTGCATTAAGGAAGAATTACTGGCTCAGATCGAATCTCTTGGTGACAAATTACCTCCAAATACACTGGATCAACTTATCGATGAATTAGGCGGACCTGAAAACGTTGCAGAAATGACAGGCAGAAAAGGTCGAGTTGTGCAGACTGAGGATGGTGCGATTCAGTATGAATCTCGGTCGGAAGTAGATGTTCCATTAGAAACTTTAAATTTAACAGAAAAACAAAGGTTTATGGATGGCGAAAAAACGGTAGCGATCATCTCCGAGGCCGCGAGCAGTGGTATTTCTTTGCAAAGCGATAGGCGGGCTAGAAATCAAATGCGAAGAGTACATATAACTCTAGAACTGCCATGGAGTGCCGACAGAGCTATCCAACAATTTGGAAGAACTCATAGATCCAATCAAGTCAATGCTCCAGAATACATTTTTCTAATATCCGACTTAGCTGGAGAACGAAGGTTCGCTTCAATCGTAGCAAAACGTTTAGAAAGCTTGGGGGCTTTAACACACGGTGATCGACGAGCTACAGAAACAAGAGATTTGTCACAGTTCAATATTGATAACAAATATGGTAGGGCTGCATTAGAAGCCACTATGAAAACAATAATGGGTTATGAAAGCCCACTGGTTCCACCACCGCAAGATTACAAAGGAGACTTCTTTAAAGACGTTGCAGATGCCTTGGTTGGGGTTGGACTAATTTGTAACAGTGAGAGCATGCCAGGCGTCTTGACCTTAGACAAAGATTACAATAATATGTCCAAATTTCTGAACAGAATTTTAGGAATGCCCGTCGATTTACAAAATAGACTTTTTAAGTACTTCACCGACACGTTGAATGCGATAGTGACTCAGGCGAAGAAAACCGGTCGTTTTGATATGGGGATTCTCGATTTGGGTACATCTGGTGAAAATGTTAAGAGAGTAAAATTGTACCGATTTTTACGGAAACACGCAACCGGCATTGCGCCAACGGAGCTACACATCGTTCACGTTGAGAGAGGGATGAGCTGGGCAGAAGCTATGGATCGGTGGGAATCACTAACAGGATCCAAAGAAGGCTTTTACCTGAGTCATCAGGTCAGAAACGGAAAGCAGACAGCTATATTGGCTGTGGCAGTCGAAAGTGGCaagaaaaaaggtgaaaatagAAAGGACCATCTTTACACAGTCTACAG GCCTAATACGGGTCTGCAGTTGCGACAAGAGACGTTGGGCGAATTAGAGAAAAAGTACAAAAAGGTGGAAACTGAAGAAGCCGAACCACATTGGACTCAGCAGTATGACGCATCAGTAGACACATGTTCTCATGCGTACTGGCggggaaattgcaaaaataccACATTGGGACTGGATTGTGAAGTTGGATTGCGTAGGCGATCCTACAATGTACTTGCAGGATCGGTGCTGAGCGTGTGGAGTCGAGTAGAAAATGTACTAGCTACAAGATCTGGCCACAATTCAAAGATGCAGGTTGTGCGTTTGAGAACTG ATGAGAGCTTAAAAATAGTGGGCACGTTAATCCCAAAATCTTGTATGGAAGCATTGCGCGAAGCTCTCTCATCAGATGCTGAAAAAACTGAGGAGCAAACATTCTGA